The following are from one region of the Borrelia hispanica CRI genome:
- a CDS encoding variable large family protein — translation MIVMMMVVMGCNSGGVAGGEGAAGGGGSGAKSLSEVLLEVGRSAGDAFYSFLELVSGSLGFSVTKETKKEDVGKYFNSLGEKIGVASEELEKVAVKVSADVDKEGLLNKGIREAVDAAKITLSTLRGCVESLAKIGDSEKVGDAASNAQGTTPADDELKKAFKAFQGVVEIAKKEGVLEPEVGNTAVKVGNNGTDNKDGVKILATVVGNKPGNQDAVKAAAILTTVSGSEMLASIVKSNEGDAVLGGSAPDAQTTAMSFAKGGTTGNNLAQNVTLKAAAVAGGIALRSLVKTGKLASGAEDGSAGGKEEVQRVGVSAVNKLLVAVEEIIKKTVKNVLEKVKQEVDKAREPKASGKQ, via the coding sequence ATGATTGTGATGATGATGGTGGTGATGGGATGTAATAGTGGGGGAGTAGCAGGAGGAGAAGGAGCAGCAGGAGGAGGCGGGAGTGGAGCTAAAAGTTTAAGTGAGGTATTGCTGGAAGTAGGAAGAAGTGCCGGGGATGCATTTTATTCATTTTTAGAGTTAGTGTCAGGGAGTTTGGGATTTAGTGTGACTAAAGAAACAAAGAAAGAAGATGTAGGTAAGTATTTTAACAGTCTAGGAGAAAAGATAGGTGTTGCATCAGAAGAGTTAGAGAAAGTAGCAGTAAAAGTATCAGCAGATGTTGACAAAGAAGGTTTATTAAATAAGGGAATAAGAGAAGCAGTTGATGCGGCTAAGATTACTTTAAGCACATTAAGAGGTTGTGTGGAATCGTTAGCAAAAATAGGTGATAGTGAAAAAGTAGGTGATGCAGCAAGTAATGCTCAAGGAACGACACCAGCTGATGATGAGTTGAAGAAAGCCTTTAAGGCATTTCAAGGAGTAGTAGAGATAGCTAAAAAGGAAGGTGTTTTGGAGCCAGAAGTAGGAAACACAGCAGTCAAAGTAGGGAATAATGGAACAGATAATAAGGACGGAGTTAAGATATTGGCCACAGTTGTTGGTAATAAGCCAGGAAATCAAGATGCAGTAAAAGCAGCGGCAATATTAACAACAGTAAGTGGCAGTGAAATGTTAGCATCAATAGTTAAATCAAATGAAGGAGATGCAGTATTAGGAGGATCTGCTCCGGATGCCCAGACAACTGCTATGAGTTTTGCTAAAGGAGGTACTACTGGAAATAATTTAGCACAGAATGTTACTTTAAAAGCAGCAGCTGTAGCAGGGGGAATAGCATTACGATCATTAGTTAAGACAGGTAAATTAGCGTCAGGTGCAGAAGATGGTAGTGCAGGAGGAAAGGAAGAAGTACAAAGAGTGGGAGTGAGTGCGGTAAATAAGTTATTAGTAGCAGTAGAAGAAATAATTAAAAAGACAGTAAAGAATGTATTGGAGAAAGTAAAGCAAGAAGTAGATAAGGCAAGAGAGCCGAAAGCATCAGGGAAGCAGTAA
- a CDS encoding variable large family protein, with amino-acid sequence MKIEKKGEGRIRVVILMVMMMMMVMMMGCNSGGVRDPEKVFLSEMVNLGKGFLDVFVSFGDMITGTLGIKAETKKSEIGGYFGKIAETMKEVRGKLGKILEENGKYEKVKEKVEEFVGKISEIEEGAKDAAKGATSDTAIGGATSAGQAAVAADKNSVISLVKGIKAIVGIVLKKDEGDAGATKTGDDKKDVGKLFVNDAGKADAKEENIAKAAASIGAISGSDILRAIEKSKEDPKDYVNDGIEKAGDAAEIAIAPVVADKKEIKEESAKKDAVIAGGIALRGMAKDGKFAANQSAKDANAVNGAVASAVNKVLSTLTIAIRNKVDEGLKEINKVLGEIKQGEGSVAKINE; translated from the coding sequence ATGAAGATAGAGAAAAAAGGAGAGGGGAGAATAAGAGTAGTAATATTAATGGTGATGATGATGATGATGGTGATGATGATGGGATGTAATAGTGGGGGAGTTAGAGATCCAGAGAAAGTGTTTTTGAGTGAGATGGTAAATTTAGGGAAAGGATTTTTAGATGTTTTTGTGAGTTTTGGCGATATGATTACAGGGACATTGGGGATAAAGGCGGAAACAAAGAAAAGTGAGATAGGTGGATATTTTGGTAAGATTGCAGAGACAATGAAGGAAGTGAGAGGGAAATTAGGGAAGATTTTGGAAGAGAATGGGAAATATGAGAAAGTGAAAGAGAAGGTAGAGGAATTTGTTGGGAAGATAAGTGAGATCGAAGAGGGAGCAAAGGATGCAGCAAAGGGTGCTACAAGTGATACTGCTATTGGTGGTGCTACTAGTGCAGGACAAGCAGCAGTGGCAGCTGACAAGAATTCAGTTATTTCATTAGTAAAAGGAATAAAGGCAATAGTTGGAATAGTGTTAAAGAAAGATGAGGGTGATGCAGGAGCTACTAAAACAGGGGATGATAAGAAGGATGTTGGTAAACTATTTGTTAATGATGCTGGTAAGGCTGATGCCAAAGAAGAAAATATTGCAAAGGCAGCGGCAAGTATAGGAGCAATAAGTGGGTCTGATATATTGAGGGCGATAGAGAAATCAAAGGAAGATCCTAAAGATTATGTTAATGATGGAATTGAGAAAGCTGGAGATGCAGCAGAGATAGCAATTGCTCCAGTTGTTGCTGATAAGAAAGAGATTAAAGAGGAATCAGCAAAGAAAGATGCAGTAATAGCAGGAGGGATAGCATTGAGAGGAATGGCAAAAGATGGTAAATTTGCGGCTAATCAGAGTGCTAAAGATGCAAATGCAGTCAATGGAGCGGTAGCAAGTGCAGTAAATAAGGTATTAAGTACGTTGACAATAGCAATCAGGAATAAAGTGGATGAAGGATTAAAAGAGATAAATAAGGTATTGGGAGAGATTAAACAAGGAGAAGGGTCTGTTGCCAAAATTAATGAATAA